Genomic DNA from Echeneis naucrates chromosome 14, fEcheNa1.1, whole genome shotgun sequence:
CGTGACTGACACCGCTATTTACAGGACGTATAGTTCATATTGCGAATGCTCACATCATTATCTTTATAGTTTTACTTATTCAAATAGTTATTATTCTCAGACACACCCCATTTTCAACGAGAAAAGGTGCGTCTTATAGACTACACCTTTTTTATAGTTGTAATAACACAGCAATtacactttgaaaaaaaaaaaacatgtacagTAACCAAAAGCAGAGATCGTTATTCAACAATTTATTAACGAGCAGTTACATTTATACAGTCTTACTGGCCCTTTGAGGACAACTTGGGCAGGTGGTccctgaattattattattattattattattattattatttaccaAGTGGTCCTTGCTCTGAAAAAGTTTGAGTAACTCTGATCTAATTCAATTCAGCTTCACGTCAAATAGTTAAAAAATCGTTGATTCAGAACTGCTTTCGGTGAGTCCGCCGACTAGAGTCGGTGAACCGTTGCATCTGAACTCGAAGGTTGATTTGCCGTAGCAGCAGACATCCAGAGGACCCCCGGTAAACAGAGGCTTGGGTTCGTGATTCAGCACGAAGTTTCGATTCATTAACCCGGATGATTCAGAAACAAGATAGCTCTACAAGTAAGTGGACGGAGTTGATCAAATGAGCACAGGTGAAGTGctaaatgagagagagaagctgtAAGTAAGCGCACCAGGACTTGTTGCATAGATAAGTCTCATTGCTCGCACACTTAGTGGCAGAAGTATAACACTAAAGTTTTGGACTGAGAACCATTTGAGCAGCGAGAGAGCGTGAGcttgagtgtgaatgtgtgtatcaCACATCAGAAGTGTAAGAGTTGGCGACTCAGAATTATCTGATATTTCATTTAAGTAAACGTTTTAAAATCCTCATCATGCACATGTCGAGTGATCTCAAGCAGTATTCCACCCTAGTGATGTGTCGGTCGCGAACGATACGGCTCTTAGAGCCGGCACTTTGAAATGAACGACGGGAAGCGGATCCTGCCTGGCTCGGACTcgcttggggggggggggggcgggggtacacacatacacacagcacacagagagaacagTCACTAGCACACCAACACCGAGATGCTGGAAACAAgtgggaattgaaaatgaatggcaGGAAATTAAGCtaaattttgatgcatttcagttccattgatcaagcaaaggcagaatgggtgaCCAGCGAAACTTCTAAAAAACAGgacagaaggaacagaagcagcccctcaaagctgaggcaCTTGGCCATTCTCAATGCCAATCTTCTCTAAAGACTAGCAGCAACTcttacctgtttttctttttgttttacaaatttttatttattgttattgtgttattgtttttattttgttcttttcggatttattgttttcacaccaaatagttaaaagttgatgaataaataagtatacTATCAGCGATTggaccttttgtctaattgagaAGGGTCTTTGCCTCTGTacttatttatacatatttattttttgtagcacCCTCTCCATGTTGTTGATTTAATACGTGTTGtgtaataaatatgttttttacatgtaataattaattttgcattattatttaGAATTTATGGTACTAAATTAATTAAGCAATACAATCTGAAAAGCCCCTTGATAGCCGAAAGAGCCATGGCTCTTTATAGTGAGCCAtgccaaaacatctggctcTCTAAACAGAGCCGGAATTCCCATCACTACTCCACCCCGCCCCTGGGTGGTGATTTGAGTAAGTTGATTCGGCCTCGTTCTGCTCAATCAGGTTTTGACCGAGACAGTACGAGTTTCCTGTCGGTCTGATTTAAGGAAGCGCAACTAGGTTCACGTGGGCCAAGACTTTAGAAttacataaacaacaaaacGACACGGTGAGTCAATAGTCTTTCCTTTTATACTGTAtaaacaacatatatatataaaatgccATAGCAAAAACTTTAAACGGGGTCTGAAGCCGGTTAACTGGTCTCTGTGTAACAGTACAGAGGCCTTGACCACAGTTCTTCAAGGAGAGGCTGGCGGACTTCGTTAAAGGAGCTTGATGTCCATTACAGATTTCTCGTGGGGTGGCATGTTAGTAATACTCGAGATTTAGCCTTAATTCGTTTTAGCTTCATATTACTGGCAACGTTGTTTTTCCGTAGAATGccaaagaaaagcagaacaaGGACTGTGAAGAGACGGAGTGGTGATGCTACGCAGCCTTCTCCCAAAAAGACCAACAGGGCAGAAGCCCCACTGTCCTTCCACAGCCCAAGCCACTTGTTTGAGAGTCTCATCCAGCCTATGGGAGTAGAGCAGTTCTTCAGGGAATACTGGGAAAAGAAACCCCTCCACCTTCAGAGGTTTGACTGTAGCATGGCCTCATACTACCAGTCTTTGTTCCAGCTGTCAGACCTGCCAAACTTGTGCTCTCAGGCTCTGAGGTTCTACAGGGACATCAATATTGTGTGCTGTAGCAACGGCCAGAAAAAAGTGCTTAACAAGGAAGGGAAAGTCAAGAGCAGTGTCCTGAATAAGTACCTGGTTCAAAACAAGGCCACCATCCAGGTCCATCAGCCCCAGAGGTTCAAGGTGAGTGCATGAGTTTATCAGTGACACTATTTAAACACTGCAGTCTAGCACCATACTGTGAACATTTGATGCAAACGCTGCCAATCAAAGGCTTTGTGCACCAGCAGAAACTTAATATGTGATTAATCTCATCAAGTTTCTGCTGGTTCCAACACAGCATGAAGTAATGAGATGTTTGGTGGATGTACACACATTATATTTACGGAAGCCCAGTGACTAGCGAGTGAGTCTGATCAAAGGGGCAAGTCGCTGTGATCAGTACCATGTTCCAACAGTTTACCCCCGCACTCAGCAACATCACGCCAATGGGAACCTCTTCCCTTCAGTGCACTTTGTGTGTCCATAACCATGACAGTGTAACAAGAAAGGGAACACTGTCCTCTTGCAACAAATTTAGACAAATGTGTTAGATGGCAGTCAGAGAAAATtaacttaatttttttacttctccaTGACTGTCAAAAATATTATGAGGCAGCCAACTTCCACACATTTTGGACTAAACGTCCTGACTTCACCTGCCAGTGAATGTCCAGCCTCACTACTTTTGATCATTTCATATgctaaattgaaaacattttgataaagCATTGAGACAATGTGTCAGGGGCTATCCTAAATACACCCATGTGCCTGTTTTTGTGATAGAAATATTTAGATGAACCAGATGCGGAATCAGATTAAACCCCCACTAAAAATGGAATATATTTTTCCCCATTTCTTActgtcatattttcatattttacaagTGATTGATACAGTCAAATTGACATGTAGCAAAGATTTGCCaatgttttctttggtttagTTTTAATCACAGATCTCAGATCAGATCACTTGGAttggtttgtcagcagcagctcattctGCTTTCTTGTGTGTCATCAGGATGAACTGTGGCGAATCCAGGAGAAGCTGGAGTGCTTTTTTGGAGCTTTGGTGGGATCTAATGTCTACATAACACCTCAGGAGTCCCAGGGCCTTCCAGTGCACTATGACGATGTAGAGGTACAGCAGTCAGTCACACTGTCACTCCACAAAATGTGGATAACTTTAGGAAAGTTGTTTTTTACAGTCAGTTTACAAGGAACACCAATGAATCTGAATCACAactactttattaatccctatagggaaattctgctgtttggtagtTTATCTTGTAATAGTTAAGGAGTTGTAGTTTGACAGCGGGAATCAAGGTTTGtttatagagcacaattcaTACAcagggtaattcaaagtgctttacagatacaaaaaatacaagaaggcagataaaatcattacataaaatataaaataatcattgaatGTAGGGTTGGACAATAAAACCATAACGATAATTATcgcaaaataacttttcctcgatagaaatataagacatggtcGAGAATTCATTTCATcaatgttttgacagacaacaccAACAGGGATAATGATAATGGGAATGTCACCATGCCGGGCAAATCATgcagctggaatagagttacagcCACGCCAGGctatgctgacacacacatagagtAGGAATGCTCCAAACTGCTTGTCTATGCATACTCAGATATTTGTAGGTTGGCACCACCTAATATCCAATTCAAAAATGTTCACTGGCTGCCTTTGATGTGTTTAATAGTAGACACTGAAGGCTTTTTATCAAAGCCTTGTATTCAGATTCCTGTCCATCCCTGAGATACACCACAATACCATTATCATACGAGTATTTCTGGATGTGGCAAGACTCATAGTTGTACTTGAAAGCTGCTGTACACAGTGTGAACAGGAATGGAGTCAGTACAGTCCTTTGAAGAGCCCCCAAGCTGCTCATTACTGTGCCTGGGATGTAGTTTCCCAATGTGACAAACTTTGGCCTTTCTCTCAGGTAATCTGTGATCCAGGAAACAAGTCAGGGGTCAAGTCCTGTCCCCTTTAGCTTGTCTCTGAGAATAATGGGTCAGATGGTATTGAATGCCCTTGAAAAATCAAAGAGCATAATTTTCATACAAGTGCCAGGTTCTTCCAGATGGGAGAGGGCACAGTGGAGCATGTAGAGGACAGCATCATCCTCTCCAATTGATTCTTTTTTATGCATGGGTCAAGTGGGTCTTTGATCTCAAGTTTCAGTAGGTATAGAAGACAGCCCCTCTAGAGTTTTCTGATGTGACATAAGGGCCAGTGGTTTGTAGCTTTCTAGCCggacattttatttttcgtACAATGCAAGATGTTTTACAGAAAGCTGCACCCACGCCAATTGTAGTATCAGGTGGAAGATCCTCTTCAGAGATCCACATAGTTGGGTAGTGCAGTCTTTAAGCAGCCTTGGACACGCACCATCTGGGCCAGCTACCTTCGAAGGACACAGTTTCCCAAGTTCCAATCTCACCCCTGTTACAGTGACAGATTGTGGAGGAGGTACAGAAGACAGAGGGGATGTAGCTGCAGCAGTATGCACACAGATGGGGCGATGAGGTAGCAGCAGTGAAGGTAGAAAGACATTGGGTTGGTTTGGCTGCTGTGTCACACCTGTTGGAGAACTGGTTGAGTTTCACCCATTGATGgcagccttttctttttgctgtagTCAGTGATGGTGTTTATTCATCTCCATGCTCAGGAATGTTGGTGTTTCGTAAATTCCACTCTGCATTCCACTTTTGCCTTTCTTAACCTCTTCAACCCATTTCAATCATTCAAACAGAATTTGGACATTTTAGTCTGCATGAAACAGAACTCATTGCTGGACTTAGTCAGGTGTATCTAATAGGGGTGTGGGGGAAAAATGGAGTATACTATCGTAAAGTATAGTATCACAGTATTTTGCAGAACTGTATCGATACTTGGATGGCAAGTATCAATATTTTCAtcataattaatataaatataaacttttTTAGTGAAATGTAGTTTCCGTTTCAGTCCACTCAGTGGTgcttctgcatttttttctgatcaGAAGGACAGACAGTCTGCAGAAGAGATCAGGATGAGTGGGGTGTTTTCTCTATAAATCACAAAATGGATCTGAAGGAGAAAGACATATTTTGGCTTTTATGAACAAGAAGGAAAGAAGAACATGGATATGACAAGTATGCTCTGCAAGGGCTtacatatgaaaataaaattctcATACTACGAATACTACGAACCTAAGGGCTCATTTAACATGTCACCACCCAGAGCTAGCAGCACTAACCAAGGACAGCCAAGATAGCAGTAAACCAGCTCCACTGAAAAATCAACCAACACTGGACACACTTGGCATGACAAAACTGCCTCACAGTTCCTAATGAGCTAAGAAAATAACACAGTCGGTCACTTACTAGTACAGTTCTATTTGTCATAGCACAAGCATGTTTTTTTAGGCTaccaacaaacattttattttattaaagttagcagtaattttctttaaaattcatCAGTAAGCTGCATAACATTTTGCATAAGTGACATTGTTCAAAATACCCATGATAGTGCAATAGTTCACAAATGTACATACATTCAGTTAAATTGGACTTTGTAGACTGTaatgaaaacaatgtttgtCAACATTTCTGACAGGTTTTTATGACCATaattttttcacaataaaagtgaTTGAAGTGACATTAACAGACTTAACTTAATTGTTATATCTAAAACAGATGCGGTATATTTTGCAGTTGAAAAAACGTAAGAAATCACATTATATCACAATAAGTCGTAGTGCGAAACTCACCATATTGCAATGTATAAAAAATCGCAATAATATCATGTTGCGTCTTAAGTATCGTGGTAATATTATATGGCAAGACCTCTGGTGATTCCCACCCCTAGTATCTAATCAACTGAAAACTTGGTGTGtatgactttttgtttttaaaatctcaGTTTGCCTAGCAGTTTTTGAGTGCTACTTGAGAAAATTTGGTACAATATTATAATGGCATGCGcatatgagagagagagttacAAACATGAGGCTTATTAAAAGGTTATTCAGTCTTTGTCGGTCAGTCAGTAAATCAACCATTTAGTCATAAATCCAAATAGTCACTGATTGGACTTCACAACCCTAAATTCATCAGGTAGTCACCCAGGCTCTATCATCTGTGGCGTAGTCAGTAAGCACTTGCATTCTGTCCGATTTCGTCATAAAACAATGTGAAGCATGTTTTGAATATAATAGAAATTTGGTGACGGTGGTGCTCCTCACCACCCATATCTATTAGATAACCTGAATATGTGgagtttaaaatggaaatgataaCCAGCAGATGGCAAGTATGGACTTGGAGCTCTCAGGGTACTTTTCCTTATGCTAATCATCTTCATTGCTATTTTTTGAGGTATTTATTCTGCAGCTGGAGGGGCAGAAACAGTGGCATCTCTACAGTCCCACTGTTCCGTTGGCAGCCGAGTATAGCGTGGAAGCAGTGGATAGGCTTGGCAGCCCAACTCATGACCTTCTGCTGAAGGTATGAGACGCTcatgaattcattcatctaccAACTATCTTTTCACACActcttctcttcatctgtctctcttaATCTTTCCACCTACCCACTCTTTTCTCCATTCATCACCTATTTATCCATTTACCTATCTTACTTGCCATACATTTACCAAAGATTCCCTTATCCATACATCCATGCACCcatccttctctctccatccatcaatttatctgtttattcatccattcaGCTACCCATTTGCCCATCTATCCATTTACCGATCATTTTCTCCATCCATGTACCCAACCAGCCCCCTCCCATTCTTCCACCTACccatctttttttccatctgtccatctatcCACAAAGTAatctctttctccctcatttGTAATTTTAGAGTGGTCTCAGactgtgtgtgaggaagaaCATAGTCAGGCTACTGTATAAGTGGGTGTGTAGACGAATAGAATGTGTGCAACATAGAACAACAACGTTGCAATAAAAAAATTCCTCATCAAGgtcaaaatttgcatttgttgAAACTGAGTTGCTTTTCATTGTCCTCCTTTAGGACAGTATAGTTTCTGTTGTTAAACTGCACCCTTCAAATAAAACACGTGCTCACTTTAAAGCATagagagaggagtggagagAAGACTTAATCCAATTCAACTTAGTGAGAgtatatatttcttttaaaagacagttttatttcctgttttctacATGAGTGGGTCATCCTGTCTTTCTACAGGCTGGAGATCTTCTGTACTTTCCAAGAGGAACCATCCATCAAGCCAGCACACCAGCTGGAGTGAACCACTCAACCCACCTGACTTTAAGCACCTATCAGAGAATGTAAGAAAGCTGTGTCTACACAGAAGTAGTGAGTGTGTTGGCAAAGAGGCAGCTTTAGTTTCTGTTTAGTTTCTGCTTGTGTGGAATCACCCAACACACAGTCCAAAAAAAAGTCCTGACCTCCAGTGGAAGCATGCTTTGAGATGCTCACTGCAGCTGGggggccatctgcctcgaccggttagagagagagagagaggcgtttgggggggggggggggcggggggtgtaggcaggaacagaattcatgaaatatgggaccagcaggtgttgcagaaAACCAACTACGCAGTTGCACATCTTTTCTTCACACACTTTGTGTGGAGCACCTTCTCACTGAAGGTGCTCCTTATTGCTGTCAGAGTGTCATTAAACAAGAGGATGAAAGCCTagcttttgtctttctctcacccACCACCTCCTGCGGGTGAAAATGGAAA
This window encodes:
- the riox2 gene encoding ribosomal oxygenase 2 isoform X1, which gives rise to MPKKSRTRTVKRRSGDATQPSPKKTNRAEAPLSFHSPSHLFESLIQPMGVEQFFREYWEKKPLHLQRFDCSMASYYQSLFQLSDLPNLCSQALRFYRDINIVCCSNGQKKVLNKEGKVKSSVLNKYLVQNKATIQVHQPQRFKDELWRIQEKLECFFGALVGSNVYITPQESQGLPVHYDDVEVFILQLEGQKQWHLYSPTVPLAAEYSVEAVDRLGSPTHDLLLKAGDLLYFPRGTIHQASTPAGVNHSTHLTLSTYQRMSWGDLLLDAFPGFLYDRSRTDISLREGIPRRLLLGDSDGFNTSRWLATMLRCLAHEVEAGKLEVHSTHLKRDFIMNRLPPYSLQPLAPSKRIPSLEDTVYLRFKDHTVVTVERSQERTDEATKQAVFVLHSLKNQRVNHMMGEVGDEESDIPTVSRHGLKFPLSHLQALRQLQKEDQLRVDQLKLPTQEVKLNLVLALWSESLLEVV
- the riox2 gene encoding ribosomal oxygenase 2 isoform X2 yields the protein MPKKSRTRTVKRRSGDATQPSPKKTNRAEAPLSFHSPSHLFESLIQPMGVEQFFREYWEKKPLHLQRFDCSMASYYQSLFQLSDLPNLCSQALRFYRDINIVCCSNGQKKVLNKEGKVKSSVLNKYLVQNKATIQVHQPQRFKDELWRIQEKLECFFGALVGSNVYITPQESQGLPVHYDDVEVFILQLEGQKQWHLYSPTVPLAAEYSVEAVDRLGSPTHDLLLKAGDLLYFPRGTIHQASTPAGVNHSTHLTLSTYQRMSWGDLLLDAFPGFLYDRSRTDISLREGIPRRLLLGDSDGFNTSRWLATMLRCLAHEVEAGKLEVHSTHLKRDFIMNRLPPYSLQPLAPSKRIPSLEDTVYLRFKDHTVVTVERSQERTDEATKQAVFVLHSLKNQRVNHMMGEVGDEESDIPTGLKFPLSHLQALRQLQKEDQLRVDQLKLPTQEVKLNLVLALWSESLLEVV
- the riox2 gene encoding ribosomal oxygenase 2 isoform X3; translation: MPKKSRTRTVKRRSGDATQPSPKKTNRAEAPLSFHSPSHLFESLIQPMGVEQFFREYWEKKPLHLQRFDCSMASYYQSLFQLSDLPNLCSQALRFYRDINIVCCSNGQKKVLNKEGKVKSSVLNKYLVQNKATIQVHQPQRFKDELWRIQEKLECFFGALVGSNVYITPQESQGLPVHYDDVEVFILQLEGQKQWHLYSPTVPLAAEYSVEAVDRLGSPTHDLLLKAGDLLYFPRGTIHQASTPAGVNHSTHLTLSTYQRMSWGDLLLDAFPGFLYDRSRTDISLREGIPRRLLLGDSDGFNTSRWLATMLRCLAHEVEAGKLEVHSTHLKRDFIMNRLPPYSLQPLAPSKRIPSLEDTVYLRFKDHTVVTVERSQERTDEATKQAVFVLHSLKNQRVNHMMGEVGDEESDIPTVSRA